A stretch of the Porites lutea chromosome 12, jaPorLute2.1, whole genome shotgun sequence genome encodes the following:
- the LOC140953675 gene encoding microfibril-associated glycoprotein 4-like produces MLLCLVLVFAETASGLSRISGSRFQAVNFAKAKEGRKLNGSVIKEMQVDTEGACRLQCVNDEQCRSYNFGLKKHKAGNFLCQLNGCDRFVGFGNFTKDDNFKYRGIESVCESSKVDLCGDKGICIPDYSKDSFTCKCDKGYTGTRCELIIKDCSKLGQSGLASSGIYYINPDGGSPIQVLCDMTTDGGAWTVFQRRLDGSVDFFQGWKSYKNGFGNLSGEFWLGNDNLHRLTSASDDVMLRVDLEDFDGNITYAEYTTFQVADEANKYRIMIGGYNGTAGDSMVDDGGQTQNNLQFSTKDVDNDLYKPDNCAVLKSGAWWYHSCSWANLNGLYRRGSYNTSYPNDGVRWVTFRGLYYSLKRTEMKLKPKP; encoded by the exons ATGTTACTGTGCCTTGTACTCGTCTTTGCCGAAACTGCATCGGGCTTAAGCCGTATTTCAGGATCTCGTTTTCAAGCTGTTAACTTTGCTAAGGCGAAAGAAGGACGAAAGTTGAATGGAAGCGTGATAAAAGAAATGCAAGTTGATACAGAGGGTGCGTGTAGGCTTCAATGTGTCAATGACGAGCAATGCCGCTCTTACAACTTTGGACTCAAGAAGCATAAAGCTGGGAATTTCCTGTGTCAGTTAAATGGTTGCGATAGATTTGTTGGTTTTGGTAACTTCACAAAAGATGACAATTTCAAGTACAGAGGAATAGAG AGTGTCTGCGAGTCTAGCAAAGTGGACCTTTGCGGCGACAAAGGAATCTGCATCCCAGACTACTCCAAAGACAGCTTTACATGTAAATGTGACAAAGGCTACACAGGAACACGGTGCG AATTAATCATAAAAGACTGCTCTAAACTTGGTCAAAGTGGTTTGGCATCTAGTGGAATCTACTACATCAACCCAGATGGTGGCAGCCCAATACAAGTACTGTGTGACATGACTACGGACGGTGGAGCTTGGACTGTCTTTCAGAGACGTTTAGACGGTTCGGTTGACTTTTTTCAGGGCTGGAAATCATACAAAAACGGGTTTGGAAATCTAAGCGGTGAATTCTGGCTTGGAAACGACAATCTTCATCGCTTGACATCAGCCTCTGATGATGTCATGCTTAGAGTTGACCTGGAGGACTTTGATGGCAACATAACATACGCTGAGTATACAACATTTCAAGTAGCTGACGAAGCAAATAAATACAGGATTATGATTGGAGGATACAATGGTACGGCTGGTGACTCGATGGTAGATGACGGAGGGCAGACCCAAAA TAACTTGCAGTTTTCAACCAAAGATGTCGACAATGATCTGTATAAGCCTGACAATTGCGCTGTTTTGAAAAGTGGAGCATGGTGGTACCATTCCTGCAGTTGGGCCAATCTAAATGGTTTGTATCGTCGGGGATCTTATAACACCAGCTACCCTAACGACGGAGTAAGATGGGTCACGTTTAGAGGACTGTATTATTCGTTGAAACGCACTGAGATGAAATTAAAACCTAAACCATAA